From one Nematostella vectensis chromosome 7, jaNemVect1.1, whole genome shotgun sequence genomic stretch:
- the LOC125568283 gene encoding predicted GPI-anchored protein 58 — protein MAQSHQDPALPSPSPIRTQLYQGPVPSGPSSIRAQSQQVPALSGPSPIRSQLYQGPVPSGPSSIMAQSHQDPALSGPSPNRTQLYQGPVPSRPSSIRAQAHQDPALSGPSPIRTQLYQGPVPSGPSSIRAQSHQDPALSGPSPNRTQLYQGPVPSRPSSIRAQAHQDPALPGPSPIRAPTYHPKGYLAQHVG, from the exons ATGGCCCAGTCCCATCAGGACCCAGCTCTCCCAAGTCCCAGTCCCATCAGGACCCAGCTCTATCAGGGTCCTGTCCCATCAGGACCCAGCTCTATCAGGGCCCAGTCCCAACAGGTCCCAGCTCTATCAGGGCCCAGTCCCATCAGGTCCCAGCTCTACCAGGGCCCAGTCCCATCAGGACCCAGCTCTATCATGGCCCAGTCCCATCAGGACCCAGCTCTATCAGGGCCCAGTCCCAACAGGACCCAGCTCTACCAGGGCCCAGTCCCATCACGACCCAGCTCTATCAGGGCCCAGGCCCATCAGGACCCAGCTCTATCAGGGCCCAGTCCCATCAGGACCCAGCTCTATCAGGGCCCAGTCCCATCAGGACCCAGCTCTATCAGGGCCCAGTCCCATCAGGACCCAGCTCTATCAGGGCCCAGTCCCAACAGGACCCAGCTCTACCAGGGCCCAGTCCCATCACGACCCAGCTCTATCAGGGCCCAGGCCCATCAGGACCCAGCTCTACCAGGGCCCAGTCCCATCAGGGCCCCTACTTATCACCCCAAGGGATACCTTG CCCAGCACGTCGGGTAA
- the LOC116616672 gene encoding putative ATP-dependent RNA helicase DHX57 translates to MSKAPRSNYRPNRGGGKFNKPNEKPDNTDPTDSSVKPRVKGNQATGNSDKPQTGTKNGRDRAKNTGSANQGKGKRSSGDTKSGARVETKANRSVGASRFGGKDGIKAPIRPDSRDRKGEQVNIIRQLESLQGPSSSEPINAGLDFNVIDEMPKKAIYAKGGRQRSQAPVQNLHMTEQNQDMIHDMLKDLQIEPVSDALDDIDFDELERDEEYWGSIGDQRLQIQDVLTFAGFDGAKTDENFTDGNPYALRKLLQSGFEKQRCIDALKKYDDDVGAALEALLVGACKLENIGKVNPEFTPELYEEAKFQRGEELVAIQSIYEDTFTEAIPDRLWIIKLSMSFIEELYTPKPKKNPRTEKEKKPTPNKNICRFYLKGNCRYGYLCKKSHAVEEVEEEKDDRHLQTDIKAMIFNLEVRFPEGSIYPFEPPIITLYTTHEFVPPHVSLNITLRLSNEAMELTKSGLPVLFSLISLLEDKDELMKYIERPPSEYSRSEESVRPLWVAQPGLQDAEGGGDDNRVDMTPKERRQKKDISVDEKETLNRKLKLQFAKQKASPAYKAMLQDRHKLPAWTSCEEIISTLDQQQVLVISGMTGCGKTTQIPQFILDSYLEREKGAGCNIICTQPRRISAMSVAERVAAERAEKLGDSVGFKVRLESKQSSSTRLLYCTTGILLRYFESDSTLAGVSHVVVDEVHERTEESDFLMMVLRDLIMERPDLRVILMSATLDSKLFSEYFYDAPVIHIPGRTFPVHEYYLEDALENTGFLVDPSSPYARPVKRANAAPKSGNFKGAGKAQQLIQDSELVESVTEQCQMPANNLQDQNLTEAQIKMRYKDYSSTAVLALCTMDHEKINNDLIVTLLEWIVDPTKHEHPKSGAILVFLHGMAEIMALFEQLIRHTVFSAKDRFRILPLHSSLSSEEQALVFKRPKEGVRKIVISTNIAETSVTIDDIVYVIDCGKMKENRYDSTKGMESLEEVWVSRANARQRRGRAGRVTSGVCFHLFTRNRYEYHMIQHQVPEIQRVPLEKLCLRIKIMTLFHGRDVKEVLNKLLEPPSDTSINDSLGRLHSLGALDTKENLTSLGYHLAALPVDVRIGKLMLLGAIFRCLDPVLTIGAALSYKSPFVAPFDKREEADKKRSELATGNSDHLTLLKVYNKWAETMSVNMNAGYQYCRDNYLSIKTLQMIASLKCLFAELLSDIGFIDNKLTSRRLERLAPRTGDGVRMGTGEAINANADNPKLVLAVLCGALYPNVVQVVKPGTKYKASSTGSVPLESKAAEHKFWTKNEGQVFIHPKSVNFQVNFYESPYLVYHEKVKTSKVYIRDTSMVSVYALLLFCGDALKLELERGALVVSIDDGWIRFTSSTHQVATLMRDLRVELDRLLADKIETPSLDLLTCPRGSKIIETVSTLIATQ, encoded by the exons ATGAGCAAAGCGCCACGGTCAAACTACCGACCAAACAGGGGCGGCGGAAAGTTTAACAAACCAAACGAGAAGCCAGATAACACAGATCCTACGGACAGTAGCGTGAAACCACGAGTCAAAGGGAACCAGGCAACGGGAAACAGCGACAAACCACAAACGGGGACTAAAAATGGGAGAGATCGAGCGAAAAACACTGGGAGCGCAAACCAGGGCAAAGGGAAACGGAGTAGCGGAGACACTAAAAGTGGTGCTAGGGTAGAAACGAAAGCTAACCGGAGCGTTGGAGCTAGTAGATTTGGTGGTAAAGATGGTATTAAAGCGCCAATAAGACCAGATAGTAGAGACAGAAAAGGAGAACAAGTGAATATTATCCGGCAATTAGAATCATTACAAGGTCCATCCAGCAGTGAACCTATAAATGCCGGTTTAGATTTTAATGTTATTGATGAGATGCCAAAGAAAGCTATCTATGCAAAAGGGGGAAGACAGCGATCTCAAGCACCTGTACAGAATTTACACATGACGGAACAAAACCAGGATATGATACACGATATGCTGAAAGACCTACAGATAGAACCTGTATCAGATGCACTAGATGACATAGACTTTGACGAGCTAGAGAGAGATGAGGAATACTGGGGCAGTATTGGCGACCAGAGACTGCAAATCCAGGATGTGCTGACATTTGCTGGGTTTGATGGTGCTAAGACTGATGAGAATTTTACAGATGGCAACCCGTATGCACTAAGAAAGCTTCTACAATCCGGCTTTGAGAAACAGAGATGTATTGACGCACTGAAgaaatatgatgatgatgttggggCTGCATTAGAGGCACTTTTGGTAGGTGCATGTAAATTGGAAAATATTGGAAAAGTCAACCCTGAGTTCACTCCTGAGCTGTATGAAGAAGCAAAATTCCAAAGAGGGGAGGAACTGGTTGCTATCCAGTCAATCTACGAAGACACGTTCACCGAGGCAATACCTGATAGATTGTGGATTATAAAATTGTCAATGTCATTTATCGAAGAGTTGTACACACCAAAGCCTAAAAAGAACCCAAGAACAGAGAAGGAGAAAAAACCTACTCCAAATAAAAACATCTGTAGATTTTATTTAAAAGGAAATTGCAGGTATGGATACCTTTGCAAAAAGAGCCATGCTGTTGAGGAAGTTGAAGAAGAGAAAGATGACAGACATTTACAAACAGACATCAAAGCCATGATTTTCAATCTTGAGGTGCGCTTCCCTGAGGGAAGTATTTACCCATTTGAACCACCAATAATAACCCTTTATACAACACACGAGTTTGTCCCCCCACATGTATCGCTTAATATTACTCTTCGGCTCAGCAATGAGGCTATGGAGCTCACCAAAtctgggctccctgtgttattCTCACTTATTAGTTTACTTGAGGATAAAGATGAGCTGATGAAGTACATTGAGCGACCTCCATCAGAATACAGCAGGTCTGAGGAGAGTGTGAGGCCCCTGTGGGTGGCACAGCCAGGCTTGCAGGATGCTGAAGGTGGTGGAGATGATAATAGGGTTGACATGACACCAAAGGAAAGAAGGCAAAAGAAGGACATCAGCGTTGATGAGAAGGAAACCTTGAACAGAAAGTTGAAACTTCAATTTGCAAAACAAAAG gcatctcCAGCATACAAGGCCATGCTTCAAGATAGACACAAGCTGCCTGCCTGGACAAGTTGTGAGGAGATTATTAGCACCCTTGACCAACAACAAGTGCTTGTCATCAGCGGCATGACagg GTGCGGTAAAACCACACAGATTCCCCAGTTCATCTTGGACAGCTACTTGGAGAGAGAAAAGGGCGCAGGGTGCAACATTATCTGCACTCAACCTCGCCGCATCTCTGCAATGAGTGTGGCAGAGAGGGTGGCGGCCGAGAGGGCAGAGAAGCTTGGTGACAGTGTAGGCTTCAAGGTTCGACTTGAGAGCAAACAG TCCTCATCAACACGCCTCCTGTACTGCACCACAGGAATTCTGTTGCGGTATTTTGAGAGTGATTCAACATTAGCAGGTGTCAGTCATGTGGTTGTCGATGAGGTCCATGAGAGAACAGAAGAGAG TGACTTTTTGATGATGGTGTTACGAGACCTGATAATGGAAAGACCTGACCTTCGTGTCATCCTCATGAGTGCCACTCTGGACTCCAAGCTCTTCTCCGAGTATTTCTATGATGCACCAGTTATACACATTCCAG GCCGTACCTTTCCTGTACATGAGTACTATCTTGAGGATGCGCTTGAGAACACAGG GTTTCTCGTGGACCCAAGCTCGCCGTACGCCAGGCCCGTCAAGCGCGCTAATGCGGCCCCCAAGTCTGGCAACTTCAAAGGCGCGGGTAAAGCGCAACAGCTTATCCAGGACTCAGAGCTAGTGGAGAGCGTCACGGAGCAGTGTCAAATGCCGGCTAACAACCTACAGGACCAGAACCTGACCGAGGCACAGATAAAGATGCGTTACAAAG ATTACAGTAGCACAGCTGTTTTGGCGCTGTGCACCATGGACCATGAGAAAATCAACAACGACTTGATCGTGACTTTACTAGAGTGGATTGTCGACCCAACAAAGCACGAG CACCCTAAGAGCGGCGCTATCCTGGTTTTCCTCCACGGCATGGCGGAGATAATGGCCCTGTTCGAGCAACTGATCAGACACACTGTCTTCAGCGCCAAAGATAG GTTTCGTATTCTCCCGCTCCACTCATCTCTGTCAAGCGAAGAGCAGGCCTTGGTTTTCAA ACGGCCGAAAGAAGGTGTTCGTAAGATCGTCATCTCCACAAACATCGCTGAAACGTCTGTTACCATTGACGACATTGTCTACGTCATCGACTGCGGGAAAATGAAGGAGAACAG GTACGACTCAACCAAAGGTATGGAGAGTTTGGAGGAGGTCTGGGTTTCCCGAGCTAATGCACGTCAGCGTCGTGGTCGCGCGGGCCGTGTGACATCCGGGGTCTGCTTTCACTTATTCACGCGTAATCGCTACGAGTATCACATGATTCAGCACCAGGTCCCCG AGATTCAGCGTGTCCCGCTAGAGAAACTGTGTCTTCGTATCAAGATCATGACGCTGTTCCATGGGCGAGACGTCAAG GAAGTGTTGAACAAGCTTCTAGAGCCTCCATCTGACACGTCAATCAATGATTCCCTCGGCCGACTGCACAGCCTTGGAGCACTGGACACAAAAGAG AATTTAACATCGCTCGGTTATCATCTTGCGGCTCTTCCTGTTGACGTCAG GATTGGAAAGCTGATGTTGCTAGGTGCAATTTTCCGCTGCTTGGACCCAGTCTTAACCATAGGCGCCGCACTGAGCTACAAATCCCCCTTC GTTGCGCCATTTGATAAGCGCGAAGAGGCTGATAAGAAACGCAGCGAACTCGCGACTGGAAACAGCGATCACCTGACCCTTCTCAAGGTGTACAACAAGTGGGCGGAGACGATGAGTGTTAACATGAACGCGGGGTATCAATACTGCAGGGATAActacctgtcaatcaaaacactACAG ATGATAGCCAGTCTCAAGTGCTTATTTGCGGAGCTCCTCTCAGACATCGGCTTCATCGACAACAAGCTGACGTCACGACGGTTAGAGAGACTGGCACCAAGGACAGGAGATGGTGTGCGCATGGGCACTGGAGAAGCG ATCAACGCGAACGCTGATAACCCGAAACTGGTGCTTGCAGTGCTATGTGGGGCTCTCTATCCAAACGTGGTCCAAGTAGTCAAACCAGGGACGAAATACAAGGCATCAAGCACAG GTTCCGTTCCCCTGGAGTCCAAAGCGGCCGAGCACAAGTTTTGGACTAAGAATGAGGGACAA GTGTTTATCCATCCCAAGTCCGTGAACTTTCAAGTGAACTTTTACGAGAGTCCGTATCTGGTCTACCACGAGAAGGTCAAAACCTCCAAG GTTTATATTCGCGATACAAGCATGGTGTCAGTCTACGCGCTGTTGTTGTTCTGTGGGGACGCACTGAAGCTCGAGCTCGAGAGGGGAGCGCTAGTTGTGTCTATCGATGACGGCTGGATCCGCTTCACCTCGTCTACTCACCAG GTGGCCACCCTCATGCGAGATCTGCGGGTTGAACTGGACCGACTCCTCGCCGACAAGATCGAGACGCCTTCGCTAGACCTGCTGACATGCCCACGAGGGAGCAAGATCATCGAGACAGTCAGTACGCTCATAGCCactcaatga